From the genome of Vicia villosa cultivar HV-30 ecotype Madison, WI linkage group LG2, Vvil1.0, whole genome shotgun sequence, one region includes:
- the LOC131650633 gene encoding large ribosomal subunit protein uL15x, producing MTTRFKKNRKKRGHVSAGHGRIGKHRKHPGGRGNAGGMHHHRILFDKYHPGYFGKVGMRYFHKLRNKFYSPIVNIDKLWSLVPEDVKEKAAKSKGTAPVIDVTQHGFFKVLGKGVLPVNQPIVVKAKLISKIAEKKIKEAGGAVVLTA from the coding sequence ATGACAACCCGATTCAAGAAGAACAGGAAGAAGCGCGGCCACGTCAGCGCCGGACACGGTCGTATCGGAAAGCACAGAAAGCATCCTGGAGGTCGTGGTAATGCCGGAGGTATGCATCACCACCGTATCCTCTTCGACAAGTACCATCCAGGTTACTTCGGTAAAGTCGGTATGCGGTACTTCCACAAGCTCCGCAACAAATTCTACTCTCCGATCGTGAATATCGACAAGCTTTGGTCGCTGGTTCCTGAGGATGTGAAGGAGAAGGCTGCGAAATCGAAGGGAACTGCGCCGGTTATTGATGTGACGCAGCATGGTTTTTTCAAGGTCCTTGGTAAGGGTGTTTTGCCGGTTAATCAGCCGATTGTTGTTAAGGCGAAGCTGATTTCGAAGATTGCGGAGAAGAAGATTAAGGAGGCTGGTGGTGCTGTTGTTCTCACTGCTTag